One region of Zingiber officinale cultivar Zhangliang chromosome 7B, Zo_v1.1, whole genome shotgun sequence genomic DNA includes:
- the LOC122005031 gene encoding F-box/kelch-repeat protein At1g80440-like, whose protein sequence is MNQRRATTTSRSSFSPLLWTSPTGRGLLPCPDATLGSQSNPIPKSNYITPLLRSQFPSIYALVISQSGFLMDSELIPGLPDEIARECLIRVPFHAFPALGSVCRHWQFELRSPLFHRLRHAAGFARSVVAVAQAEPPLARAASGPASKYAASGATYRLVLFDPCSGAWRHLPPIPSLPRGLPLFCQIASVGRELVVLGGWDPETWAASGGVHVYDFAIGSWREGAPMPSPRRSFFACAASAELRTVFVAGGHDEEKNALRSAMTYDVVADAWTHMPDMAQERDECRGVFMRGGGVFLVLGGYPTEAQGCFSRSLEAFDVGAWRWGAVEDGKLEARVCPRACAMGDDGHLYACQPEGDVTVAAGLTQESGCAWRKVAEVPEDVRMAPHLVAWDESLIVMGSDKHGGTHAVYVAETREGAKVATPWRRVAVPDEYAGHVQASCCLKL, encoded by the coding sequence atgaacCAACGGCGGGCCACAACCACGAGTCGCTCCTCGTTCAGTCCTTTGCTGTGGACTTCTCCGACGGGCCGCGGTCTCCTCCCCTGCCCTGACGCAACGCTAGGCTCCCAATCCAATCCGATTCCCAAATCCAACTATATAACGCCGCTTCTGCGATCCCAGTTCCCATCAATTTACGCTCTAGTTATTTCTCAAAGTGGTTTTTTAATGGACAGTGAGCTCATTCCGGGGCTTCCCGACGAGATAGCGCGGGAGTGCCTCATCCGCGTCCCTTTCCATGCTTTTCCGGCACTCGGTTCTGTCTGCCGCCACTGGCAGTTCGAGCTCCGCTCCCCCCTCTTCCACCGGCTGAGGCATGCCGCCGGCTTCGCCCGGTCGGTCGTCGCCGTCGCCCAGGCCGAGCCGCCGCTCGCGCGGGCTGCCTCTGGCCCCGCCTCCAAGTACGCGGCCTCCGGCGCTACCTACCGCCTTGTACTCTTCGACCCCTGCTCCGGCGCGTGGAGGCACCTCCCACCCATCCCATCCCTTCCCCGCGGCCTTCCCCTGTTCTGCCAAATCGCCTCCGTGGGACGGGAGCTGGTGGTGCTCGGCGGGTGGGACCCTGAAACGTGGGCTGCCTCCGGTGGCGTCCACGTCTACGACTTTGCGATCGGTTCGTGGCGAGAAGGTGCGCCGATGCCTAGTCCGAGGAGGTCCTTCTTTGCCTGCGCCGCATCGGCGGAGCTCCGGACGGTGTTCGTCGCCGGCGGACATGACGAGGAGAAGAACGCGCTGCGGTCGGCGATGACGTACGACGTTGTGGCGGACGCGTGGACGCATATGCCGGATATGGCGCAGGAGCGGGACGAGTGCCGGGGGGTCTTCATGCGAGGCGGTGGCGTCTTCCTCGTTCTCGGAGGCTACCCGACGGAGGCGCAAGGATGTTTCTCGCGGAGCCTGGAAGCGTTCGACGTCGGCGCCTGGCGTTGGGGCGCTGTGGAGGACGGCAAGTTGGAAGCGAGAGTGTGCCCGCGGGCATGTGCGATGGGCGACGACGGGCATCTGTATGCGTGTCAACCCGAAGGGGACGTGACGGTGGCGGCGGGGCTGACGCAGGAGAGCGGCTGCGCCTGGCGAAAGGTGGCAGAGGTGCCAGAGGACGTGCGGATGGCGCCGCATCTGGTGGCGTGGGACGAAAGCCTGATAGTCATGGGGTCGGATAAGCACGGCGGAACCCACGCAGTGTACGTTGCGGAGACGAGAGAGGGGGCGAAGGTGGCGACGCCGTGGAGGAGGGTGGCGGTgccggatgagtacgccggccaCGTACAGGCCAGCTGTTGCCTGAAGCTTTAG